Genomic window (Daucus carota subsp. sativus chromosome 5, DH1 v3.0, whole genome shotgun sequence):
aaataaataactaataaaaacAGATATATGGATGACGTAGATAAACTAATTCAAAACAAGCTAGGCCGATAAACTCAAACCCAAATGtgtcatattaatattttcaagCTATTAACACGGTTTCACCCAAAAAGTATATTCTTTTTAAGGAGTTGCAATtgtttaattttgaatttattttcaaCCTTGATAATggaataaatgaaaatattggTATATGAATTTGAGGATAAtgtagaaataaattttaagaagGAAGTTTCACGGAAAATGAAACCCAAAAGTACTAAATTAATATCCGCAAGCATTTAACTCAGTTTCGCCCCATAAAGCATATTCTATATAAGGAGTTgcaattattcaattttaaatttaattccaATCTTAAAAAGGGGACAAGAATAAATACCCGcaaagaaaattaataaatatggtgtgtttgtttccggcttaaaagtcgggcttctggtttataagttggaagcacttatttgtaccgtttgtataaaaagtcaagaaacgcttataaaaagttaggaatgctagcttttgtttcagatttCTGCTtaattctcaaacactttattcacttataagtcttaacttgcttctgatttttactctatttttttattttaagcaataaatatttattttaaactcacccaaacggctccGTAAATTGTTCCAAGTAAAAAATTGACacaaagattttcttttttaaaattaaattcgacCTCGATttcaaaataatgaaaaataaaatgaagtcGGTCCCTATAAATTCTTAAGAACCGGAATCAGAACCCTAAATTCAAATCAAAGTGCAATCAGCAAAGCAGCGAGGTGAATGCTGAGCGGCGCGTTGTTGCACGCGCCGGTACCGACCTGTATGTCCAACTCTAATGCTCCTTCGCTTCCTCCCAGTAAGAAAAGAAAGGTGAAAAAACTCAAGAAGAATCGATTCTCCATGGCTACTTCTGTTCGTATTGCTGTTGTTGGTGACGTGGTTAGTTAGTCCTCTCATCCTGTTTTTATATAAGTTTTGTATTGCGTTAAGTTTACGTAATTTAGCGTGAGAACATCGAGAACAATTATCTCGTAAAATGTTtcgatatattttatattttattactcTTTAgtctttataataataataataataataataataataataataataataataataataataaataaataaataatactgtTGTATTTGATTGTTTGTTAGCATGATTATTGGAATCTGGAGGAGGATGCAAAGGCACTTGAACTGTTGAAGGTAATCCGCTCCTACTGCTTGTAGTTGCATTGTtttcaaatgtagtttttagGGTATATGTTTGGAAATATTGATGATTATTCGTGATTTTGGTGGTGATCGTGGTAGTTTGAATTGGATACTGGCATTGACAGTATAACTCTTGTTAAATTAATGCAATGGTCGATAATCGTCTGTATAATGAGATATAGAACTCCAGTATAGACTATAAAGAGAATAGCTTAAAAAATCCGTACCAGGACCTCTATAGGTAAACTTCCTTCcatgttctttctttcttttctgattTTGTCTGTAATTTACAGTTTGGTCTTTCTGTCCAAACCGAGCAGTAGAATAGTCACTATAACAGTTTGTTTAGAAGTTATGTGCTGTCAAATAGTTGGCTAGCGATTTTCTGTTATGCAGTAACAATCGTAATACAGTTGCAGCTAGCTGATAATTTCTAAATATGTAATGTGTTTGTATATACTTGTTTGTGCATTAGATTTGTTTGTAAAATCATTAGTTACTTTACTTTCGATACTTATATCTAAATTTATTAATGTCAGTAGTTGCTTAAGTACATGTATGTCGCCTTCAAATTGGCATCATTTCTACTTACAGTTATTGGTTTTAATAAGATATTTATCCATATTGCTGTGATGATACTTTTGCAAATTTCTGTGTATCTTATGTTGTTCTAAATGGATATGCAGCCGGATCTGGTGCTGTTTACAGGCAGGTTCTTTATCCTAATgctattttcttgaatttctctCTTTACCCTCTTTTTCATGAAATACAAGCAAGATAAGATACTTGAAGCTTCAACTCAATTTTTTTCTCCCTCCATCAAATGTTTTTGTCTTTTCTGGGCTGTTCTAGGTGATTATGGTAACGAGGAGAATGTCAAACTTGTTGAAAGCATAGCTGATCTCACGATTGCTAAAGCTGCTATATTGGGGAATCATGATGCTTGGAATACTTCAAGATTTTCTAGCAGGTAACTCTTATGACAATTCTCTGGCTGCATATATCCTGGTAAAAATGTGGTACTTGCACTAAGTTCTGACTTCTGGTTTTCAGAATCgtattatattaatacataGGTAGTTTGCCGCTTGGTGTATATTATTGTCTCACATATTTATCAAACCCTCCATGAACTATATCATCCACTCCTCACTAAATTCTACATCACATTAACTATATACTCCGTATATTTCTACATTTAACTAGCAAGATTCTATTTCCTTTCTCTTCACTGCAACCACATACGATTGTAAGGCTTTGTCATTAATTATACCTACCCTGTTTAGGTTAATCTCTCTCCTTAAATATTGATGGAGGCATCGCTGAAGAGGGGTTGCCCAAACAAAGTCCGTAAGATAGTTTATGTCAAGACCTGCGACATAGTTTTATGTTGGTTATCGCAAATCTACTCATTAATCTTGCGCCAGGAAGCAAAAACTGGAGTAAATAAAAAACAGTACtacagtagaaactctttaaattaatactcggtaaattaataaactctctaaaataataaatttgtccggtcccgacttgggccgatgtaaaaaatttaaaaattcgataaaataataagataataatttttcgggAGATCCCTCTATAATTTTCGGTcccaagaaaattataaattaataattcacagaaacttaaaaaaatatattatactttattgaaatatattacatttactATACAGTACTTCAAAAAGTCATTATTGATTTCTTATACATTTGAACACAGTAGTTACTAATTTATTTGTCATTATTGATTTCCAATAAATATGAACAGAgtagttactaatttacatTGAGTCCCAAGGTTCGCTGTAAGTTAATTCTAAGAGGCATAGACTAATTTGTCTTTTCGTTTGGTATGTACGGTGTAATCGGTTAAAAACtccttaaattaataattattaatttatcgataaattaataactctctaaattaataaatttctccggtcccgacattattaatttacagAGTTTTTACTGTACTTTGTACACTAAGAATCTAAGATGCAAAAATATACAGCAATTTATGTGTGTTTTCTAAGAAGGAAATTGTATTgcatatttcattttattggAAAACAgtgttatataattatgtggAGCATTCTTTCAGATGCATCAGTTTCATGATTTATTTGATCATATCTTACCCCTAGGTATTCTTTAAATTTCATCTCTCATATTTTTATGTGGCTTAAATTGTATTGCTTTTAGCCTTTATTTCCTATAAGATGATTTCTTATCCatattttaactgaaatttttgTTGAACTTTCTAGGAAGAAGGATGACGTTCAACTTCAGCTGGATTGGTAAGCTTTTCTATTGACAACTTAATATGATGAGATATAGCTTGTAAAATATCTGTTACTGTTGCTTTAAATGATTTCATTTGTGTTGCCTtagataaatttgaaattggatGTTTGGAATTTTCTGGCATGTAACCTTTTTTTACTCTTTGGGTGGGGCTGAGGAATGTATACTAAAAATATGACTGGGTATGCATGGTCTGCAAGATAATAAAACAGTTTCATCAAGAACTTAGCTGGTTTAAAGGATCCaataaaaacacaataagtAGTGGCACTCAGTTCTAAATGTTTTTGCGAGAAAGATTTACTTGTGTAATACCCTTTCTTGGAATGGAGTTTAAATGCTTGAATCTTTGTAATGTATGGACATTTATATTGGATAAGGAAATTTCCTTTTGTGATGATCAGCCTAGGGATGGAGCATGTTGGCTACCAACGTCTGGACTTCCCTACATTAAAACTTAGCATTGTTGGGGGTCGACCATTTTCTGCTGGAGGTCAGAGATTATTTCGACCAAAGCTCCTCTCTAAAAGGTTAGTAAAGTACATTGGTTTTCTGTTCAAATGGGAAACTATTTTAAGTTAACTTTGTTGTACTCTATAATGTTGAAAATGTGGCAACTCGGTAGAATTTTCCTAGGAAATTTAAAGAAAATACGAGTGTAATTTCCATCAACTCTGTAATGTTGGAATCGAGTGGTTATTTGATTAGATATCCTCTGACACTGCTTGCACTACTGAAAAGGTGGGCTGGCTATTTATAATCCAGTAGATTACAATTTGGTACTATCTTTGATAATTCTTCTAAAACTTTTATAGGAGACCTCTGTTTTTTAGAATTCCACTGTATTACAACAATACTATGTAGTAATGTATATGATAATTAATACGAATAGTGCAAACTACAGTAGATTAGCTTCTTAGACATCGGCGAATGCTTATATTCCTTGATTAAAACCATTGTTTGCTTAGGACAGTGTTTGTGACCTTGTAGATATGGAGTCAAAACTATGGAAGAAAGTGCAAAGAGGATATATAAAGCTGCATTGGGGACACCAGAGGATCACTCTATTATATTTCTTGCTCATAATGGACCCACAGGTATATCCTACTGAGGACCTCTATACTGAATGGGTTCGAACTTCTAAGACAAAAACTTGTTCCTCCACATAACCATTAGGATAATGTATGCAGGTCTAGGTTCTGAAGTTAATGACATTTGTGGAAGGGATTGGACATTTGAAGGAGGTGATCATGGTGATCCAGGTAATAAACTTTGTGAATTTGTACTCCTGCTTAGCGGTGGTTATGGGTTGGCCACCCTGATAAAActaaatttgatcaaataaaCATGGTTATGTGCTGGGAGCTTTCAACCGCTGTTTACTTAATGACCGGTCTTGACATACTTTGCTAGTGTGGGATTTACTCTAGCATTTTATGTTGAAAATCAGTTTCTATTTTCACGGTTTTTCCGTCACTCTAATCAGTAGCATTTGACTACAATTAATTTGAAAGCTCGATACACTACTTCATGGACAGATCTAGCAGATGCCTTATCTCAGTTGAAAGAGACCACTAAACTCTCTGTTCCATTGGTCGTGTTTGGTCACATGCATAAAAAATTGGCGGATGGAAATGGTCTTCGGAAGATGGTTGTAGTAGGCGATGACAATAGCATATACTTGAATGGAGCTGTTGTCCCCAGGGTGAAAAAACTGGTCATTAAACATGACGCAACTTCTAGTGAAAACCCCATAAAGTCAGTGATAGGCACAAAACGAGCCTCCACTTTAGTAGAGATTTTAGGTGGAAGATTGGAAAAGATTGTAGAAACTTGGGTTTCGGTCATGGGAGACAAAGCTGCATTATACGAGGAGCATATACTATTCAGCCCTGGACCTAGTGTTTCCAAGCCTAGCAGTGAAGACAACCCTCCCCGGTGATGAAGGTCATGGGTTCAATTCCTCACTCCCGCTCTcctcatataaatatatagtttatcgaacttatacaaatatatagtCTTTACCAAAAGGTGGATCAAGTATTGAGACCTTTACTAGTGTCTGCCCCTGGTTTACTTGCTAGATCAAGCTTAATAAACTTGTTAAgtgaattattatataatatgaaaaagCAAATTTACCATGAAAGTGATCACCCGTTATGTTCAACATATAGTACCATGCTCCTTGTGATTGTGTCTTTTGTGTGCCCCTGTCTTTAAGATGTTTATGTATGATGTTTAGACAAATTGACTTTAATCTTCTTTTAACACTTTGCTTTTATCAGTGCACCGGCTCCTAAGCATCCCATTGGCTTTTTGACTCGGTCTAAATTACTTTTAAAACTAAAGCTTTAACCTCCCTCTGTATAATCAAAGATAAAAAGTGCCAATTATTATTACCTGTCCCCAGTCTTCTGGCTGTTCTTGTGAAGCTTGCATAGCTGGTAGTACTCCCTccttctcaatttataggtccagtttggaaaaaaaattgtcccaaattacttgtccctctcttctttcaatacaaatttaactacatattaattgtgatttttttgaaactcaacattattctcatttctcaatgcactaaatccctatatttattgtgatttttttgaaactcaacagtattctcacttatcaatgcactaattaatgatacatgagataagatttcatctaaccaacttttttcttaatatgtgtgtttattccaaaatggacctataaattgagacggagggactAGTAGTTTGCTAAGTTAAGTTGTCAGTAGTTGGTACAGCTTTGGTGCCTTTTTCTCTGATAGAAACAGAACAAAATAAATGCCAGCATAATTGGTTAAGTAGTTAGCAGTTAGCACAATTATTGGATATTAATTATAATCCCATTAAGTCTGATATTTTCTTTGGATAATCAGTCACTCTGGCAAGTATAATGCTAGTGGAGTACATCATTCTATGGACTTGAGTCACTTGACTAGCATAGTTAAGATCCAGGCCGTGTTTGACCGGACTTATAAATAACTATTTATAGATcagaaaatatatacatttttcaGCTTCTAAGTTATTTAAATCATGGTAGACACGTCTAAAATTGTAAGTCATTGTATTCGAGATGCAACTCCTTTCAATGGTAACAGATTGAGTGTTGATTTTATTGATTTGGTTCGTATAAatattttactccctccgtctcaatttataggtccattttggaaaaaaaaattgtcccaaaatacttgtccctctcttctttcaatgcAAATTTATcaacatattaattgtgatttttttgaaactcaacattattctcatttctcaatgcactaaatccctatatttattgtgatttttttgaaactcaactatattctcacttatcaatgcactaattaatgatacatgatataagattctatctaaccaacttttttcttaatatgcgtgtttattccaaaatggacctataaattgagactgAGGGAGTAATTCATATAATCAATCATGCAACATATACAATGGTTAGTTTGATAACTGCTACTCCCTCTTCCTTGCTACTCCCAGAGTAGTACTCcctttcttataaaatataattttataaattatcttaatttttttttgtaaattaaaaattaatattaaatatttatataaaaataatttaaatgtaagttatgaaattatattttaatattaaaaaaaaaagaggaacaGAAATTATTGAACTTGTTTTTCTGCAGAAGAAGTAGCGCCAAAGATAGGCAAGGAATGTAGATGTATCTGACAAAGTCTGTTATTTGAGAATCCTTGATCTGAACAGTTCAGTGGTCTCATCAGAACCTTTGACCGAATCTTAGACGTTCAGCAGCCTCTCTCCTCTTTTCATTTTACAGTTAACACCACTTTATTAAAAGCAGCAGCATGGCATTTGCCGATGTCCAATGAAACCAACAATCCACCAAACCTtggttttataaatttatattaacccTTGTTTTCCCCAATTTCTTGTTACACTATACAGCTTGCTCTTGCTGATCaatgtttataaaaattttgggaAGAATAAATTATGGAAATTGAAATGACatgaagttttaaaaaaaaaatacttgggGGCAATGATTTGATTATTTAGTTAGAATAAAGTTTTTCTTGAATTGTGAGTTTAAGATTTAAGATAACGCCCTGGAACTACTGGTGATTATACAaggtgaatttaatttaaaattaaaaagaaaacaagaggAGAGAGACTgcgtttaaacttttttttggacatttaatattttaaaattttaacaggTTGTATCATGcaaatataatttcttttaaatccATCATGGTAACGTCTTTCAAAATTCTTTGATAATAagtgaaattcttaaaaaatataattttatctaaataaaatCAGTTTCaataacaaaaaattcaaatttatttttatcttcaaggaaaaagaaaattaatttaattatatcaatattttttaaaattgagttGGGAATATATGTTTTCTTAAGATATTTTACaagctttcttctttttaggaaaataaagatgTAAACTCTCTCTCGCTATATTTGGGAATTGGGACAATAATCCACCCCATATACATACATCCATTGATGTGTATATAACCAAGAAAGAAAGCAGCCCTTCATAAAAATTGCGTTCTTGTTTTAAATTCATCTGGGACATTGTTAATTTCATCCCACCTAGATCGGATCCATTTCTCTCCCACCCGTCTCAATTTCCTCATTaaaaatctcatttttatcCACTTTCTTGAACCCCCAAATTGAAGAACACCCATGAGCTAAAACCCAATTGAATTCTTGCCAAGATTGGATTTTGATCAGGTGGGTCTGTTTGAATGGGGAATTTAACCTCAAATGTTGCCGCAAAATTTGCTTTTTTCCCTCCTGAGCCTCCTACTTATAGTGTCCGTACGGATGAAGAAACAGGGAAGCTGACGTTTACTGGGCTCACACCTGATAAGAATGCTGATGTGCATTTGCTGGAGACAAAGGGGGGGAATACGGTGGTGGCTACCTTTTGGAAACACCCGGTTGGGAGATTTACCCTTTTGTATTCTCATGGGAATGCTGCTGATTTGGGCCAAATGCAGGAGCTTTTTATTGAACTTAGAGCTCATCTTCGGGTCAATATTATGAGGTACATATGTATTATGATTGAGATTATGCGATTCTCGATATGGTTATTGGGGGCCAATGGTGATGTTTCATTGATGAAATTGAGTTTtaggattttttttgttttgtttttggaATAAATGATGATTATTCTTAATGTTTATCAGCATATGATCATGTGTCAATATTATgaggtatatataaatttgtacaTATGCATGTTTCTGTAATCTACTGATTTGATCATGATTATGCAATTCTTGATATGGTTAGTGTTGTTGGGAACCACTGATGATGTTTTGTTGAGGAAAGTGGAGATTTTAGAATATGGATGCTGATTGTGCTTTAATGATTATCTGCATatgattttgatgattttttgtTGATAACTTGATATTGATGTTGTTGACATGGGTTTTGGTTGTTTGGATGATACTTAAtcttttgtttataatataagcTTTCCGTGTGTTCTGACCTAATTAACTTCCAGATATGACTTAATTCCTGTTAAATAGTTGGTGTGTATTGTCATATTAATTCAATGGTTTGTTGATTAGTTGATAATGTTCGTGTTCTTCTGTTTTCTGGTCTCGTTGTTGTGTATATTTGTCTATCTCTTGTATGTGTTGTGTGCTCATCTTTGCTTCAGATTGAATGATGCATAAAACAGGCAATTCATATTTCTACCTAAACATATTTCTCTACTGCAGCTATGATTATTCAGGGTATGGAGGGTCCACTGGTAAGGTATGGTTAAATAAGATGACTTTTCCTTTAATGTTCTTGTGCTCATTATGACTGTAGCTTATAAGGTTTGAATTTGGGTAGCCCTCTGAGTTCAACACATACTATGACATAGAAGCTGTGTACAACTGTTTGAAGGACGAATACGGAATTAAGCAAGAGGATGTGATTTTGTATGGCCAATCTGTTGGAAGTGGACCCACATTACACTTGGCTTCTCGTCTGCCAAGGTTAAGAGCCGTTGTTCTGCATAGCGCCATTCTTTCGGGAATACGTGTTTTATATAATGTTAAATTGACATTTTGGTTTGACATATTTAAAGTGAGTTTTCTAAGGTTCTTAATCTAATATCttctatttcatatattttgtgTTTTGTCTTATGTTGAGTACTGATGGTCACTATTTGTGTTTGCAGAATATCGATAAGATACGACATGTTACCTGTCCAGTTCTAGTAATACATGTGAGAAAATACCCTCATTCTTTCTTCCAATCTTAATATGTTATGTTATTCTGTATCATTTATTATGAGTTTCAGCATTAATGCTTTGATGGATATCttctattttatgttttttttttgtctccTTTTAAGTTTATTGTTATGAGTCTCGTGGGTCAATTTTTAGGTAATATGTACTCAGATGGATTCAAGAGGTGTTTGGGGGTGGGAGTGGGGTATAGAAAGACTGATTGTTAACACTTAACAATCATAGTAGTGAATTGACATTGAAACAACTATTTTAGTGGGCAGGCATTCTGATCTGTTACAaacttatcatatatatttgttttattttattgctTTTAAGGTGTAATGGGTAATGACTCCAATATTTCTGTTGCtttaaaaaacttgtagttccTTAGGGATGATGaaataaatttcatattaaCTGATCTAAAAatgtcaataaaaaaaatacctcTGCAATGGTTGTACCCAAAACTACATAAGCCTTACCTTGTTTATGCACATGTAAGTTACAATATCAGGACTCCTACCTTTAATAATTGCCTTAGTGCAGTTCTTTTTATAGGTATTGTTTATGTCAAGTAAATCTTATATTTGTTCTCCGAGAGAAGATATTCAACTCTATCCTCCCTTATAGGGGTGTTCTCGGATTGGTTTGGTCTGGGTATCTTACTTTATCAAACCAAACCGgtgtaaagttttttttttttaaaaccaaaacAATCCACCTAGGAACGGATTGATTTGGTTCTGAAGCAATTCATGTAAGAACAGATTGATTTGGTTCCGAACCACAGTTTGAATTTATAGGTTTATGCCTGTGCATGCAAGTGCTTTGCATTTAAGTGACGTTTGTTCAGGAGATTCTTAGTATGTTGCACTTGCACATGTAAGTGCTCCTAATAAGATAAAGCTACACATGGTTGGCTATTGTTTGAAAGACAATATCCTGAGAAGCCCATTGGGTTGTCCTTACGACACATTGCTGGGAATCAATAGCATCTGGTAAAGTTCTGAAATTTTCAATTAAGAGTCAATTTGAGGAAAAAACAAAAACTGAACATGTAAAGGAGGAAGAAACTAGTGCCATGTCTTGATGAacttgtttaaaataatttgttatgGTTGTGATATCATTGACAGTTGTTTGTTTTGTCTAGTATAGTTATCTCTCTTTTACCTGGATTTTATTTCTGACTATTATGATCATAAATATGTTCATAGGGAACAAATGATGAAACTGTCGACTTCTATCATGGCAAGCGATTATGGGAACTTGCTAAAGATAAATATGACCCACTATGGGTAAAGGGGGGAGGACATTGTAATCTTGAAACTTATCCAGAGTACATAAAGCACTTGCGCAAGTTTATAAATGCAATGGAGAAACTATCATTCACGAGGCGAAGCAAACGACAGAGTTCAGACCCAGGTTTATCAGAATCAAAGCACAACAGGTGCTTGACGTTTGGAAGATGatatcttttctttcttttctacaTTTGACTTTTAAGAGTGATGCACAGAATAGCTGGATCTTGCTATTTGCATTTTCCTGGGTGAAATATGATGCTTCTTGCTGCATTGCCGCCCCTTTTTCTTCGCAAGCTGGTTCAGGTGATGCTCTGATTTGATCCAAATCCTCCTCAGTTAAAGCAGATTTTGAACTAGAGAGCAACTGTGATTATCTTCATGTTCTCTGTGGCAGTGTGTACGATTCATAGAATGTTCTAGCTCAATTCATAGACTTCATCTTCATTTCATGTAAATTAATAAAGTCTAGTAGCCCTAGTTTCCACTGTAATGTACATTGCTTTATGATAAATCTTATGATTACAGTTTAGCCTTTAGGGATCTTTGTGTCTTTCATCCCTCTGCTCTCCGCCTCTCCCCCTCTACTAGTTTTCGAGATCTCCGCTATATGCCACTTTTTAATGAAAATCCCTATTTTCATGTTTCCTTTTCATTCTAAATGTCCCTGCAAATTACCTTAAAGCTTTAGATTCTTGAAATGGTTATGGAAACTGCCCAGTTATTCTTGGCCTTAAACTTGAATTCTCAGGAGCTGACCAAACAGGCG
Coding sequences:
- the LOC108220507 gene encoding uncharacterized protein LOC108220507: MLSGALLHAPVPTCMSNSNAPSLPPSKKRKVKKLKKNRFSMATSVRIAVVGDVHDYWNLEEDAKALELLKPDLVLFTGDYGNEENVKLVESIADLTIAKAAILGNHDAWNTSRFSSRKKDDVQLQLDCLGMEHVGYQRLDFPTLKLSIVGGRPFSAGGQRLFRPKLLSKRYGVKTMEESAKRIYKAALGTPEDHSIIFLAHNGPTGLGSEVNDICGRDWTFEGGDHGDPDLADALSQLKETTKLSVPLVVFGHMHKKLADGNGLRKMVVVGDDNSIYLNGAVVPRVKKLVIKHDATSSENPIKSVIGTKRASTLVEILGGRLEKIVETWVSVMGDKAALYEEHILFSPGPSVSKPSSEDNPPR
- the LOC108224099 gene encoding uncharacterized protein LOC108224099 translates to MGNLTSNVAAKFAFFPPEPPTYSVRTDEETGKLTFTGLTPDKNADVHLLETKGGNTVVATFWKHPVGRFTLLYSHGNAADLGQMQELFIELRAHLRVNIMSYDYSGYGGSTGKPSEFNTYYDIEAVYNCLKDEYGIKQEDVILYGQSVGSGPTLHLASRLPRLRAVVLHSAILSGIRVLYNVKLTFWFDIFKNIDKIRHVTCPVLVIHGTNDETVDFYHGKRLWELAKDKYDPLWVKGGGHCNLETYPEYIKHLRKFINAMEKLSFTRRSKRQSSDPGLSESKHNRCLTFGR